The Chloroflexota bacterium genome contains a region encoding:
- a CDS encoding Gfo/Idh/MocA family oxidoreductase, which produces MTGESGPDTPADEAQYTDVGILSDEMIAEAARRPQHPSRKARIGFIGAGWWATTNHMPLLAARNDVEMVAACGLDAAVLARVQRHFGFEHATPDVSDLLSHNLDAVVVASPHRHHFAHAAAALQAGCHVLVEKPMCTRAGDARRLVALARNAGRHLLVSYGWHHRPLTVRAKELMDSGAVGEVEHVACHMGSPSKEFFMGTAFRFGEPPLVAPEFDNYTDPELSQGGYGQAQLSHALGLLTWLTDLEPEAVYAAMADGGARIDLHNALTVHFRGGALASVSGTAAVPVGGRFQLDLRIFGSEGALLYDIDRARLAVFRDDGVNQELAVGADDGAYRCDGPPHELVELTLGLTDSNSSPGDVGRRAVEIVHAAYESHAAGRRVAIDELEH; this is translated from the coding sequence ATGACCGGTGAGTCTGGGCCGGATACGCCGGCCGACGAGGCCCAGTACACGGACGTCGGAATTCTCTCCGACGAGATGATCGCGGAGGCCGCACGCCGGCCCCAGCATCCAAGCCGCAAGGCCCGCATCGGATTCATTGGGGCGGGCTGGTGGGCCACCACCAACCACATGCCGCTCCTGGCCGCGCGCAACGACGTCGAGATGGTGGCCGCGTGCGGCCTCGACGCCGCGGTGCTCGCGCGGGTGCAGCGGCACTTCGGATTCGAACACGCAACGCCGGACGTGAGTGACCTCCTGAGCCACAACCTCGACGCAGTCGTCGTGGCCTCGCCGCATCGCCACCACTTCGCTCATGCCGCCGCGGCGCTGCAGGCGGGCTGCCACGTCCTCGTCGAGAAGCCCATGTGCACACGCGCCGGGGACGCGCGTCGCCTGGTCGCGCTGGCACGCAACGCCGGACGGCATCTGCTGGTGTCGTACGGCTGGCATCACCGTCCGCTCACCGTGCGCGCCAAGGAACTGATGGACAGCGGCGCGGTGGGTGAAGTCGAGCACGTGGCCTGTCACATGGGGTCGCCGTCGAAGGAATTCTTCATGGGCACGGCCTTCCGCTTCGGCGAGCCGCCGTTGGTGGCGCCGGAGTTCGACAACTACACGGACCCCGAGCTTTCCCAAGGGGGCTACGGCCAGGCGCAGCTCAGCCACGCCCTCGGTTTGCTCACCTGGCTCACGGACCTCGAACCCGAGGCTGTGTACGCGGCCATGGCGGATGGCGGCGCGCGAATCGATCTGCACAACGCCCTGACGGTGCACTTTCGCGGCGGCGCCCTGGCGTCGGTTTCGGGCACGGCCGCGGTTCCGGTGGGCGGGCGCTTCCAACTCGACCTGCGCATTTTCGGCAGCGAGGGCGCGCTGCTCTACGACATCGACCGGGCGCGGCTAGCCGTATTCCGGGACGATGGGGTCAATCAAGAGCTCGCCGTTGGCGCGGACGATGGGGCCTATCGCTGTGACGGACCGCCCCACGAACTGGTGGAGCTGACGTTGGGGCTCACGGACTCCAACTCATCGCCGGGGGATGTCGGACGCCGGGCGGTTGAGATTGTGCATGCCGCCTATGAGTCGCACGC